In Papaver somniferum cultivar HN1 chromosome 1, ASM357369v1, whole genome shotgun sequence, a genomic segment contains:
- the LOC113350868 gene encoding uncharacterized protein LOC113350868, with amino-acid sequence MAEIKQLKARKGGGRLEEVMREEKTTPLTPHLAKALIPQKFPVPAFECYDGSSDPAAHLRYYNHILARWEQDDAVLCRYFPSSLKGSALSWFDNLPPNSINSYGQLAEKFLETYMYNKDVNAGMDKLFSLATTYKETIREYTDRWHRICQAIGNVDPVVSINFYEWGLDRMSPLFVEIHGSVPKTEGDLRVIIEKHVRLEEIQRGNPRAQAQRSHRTNSVEQASGSKKGSLAERPNDDKRGRRDDRRRDDRKFEDQVFTKLNTNYTRILREIKDRENLEWPWSKGKHPPRTEKSRDYCEYHCFNGHQTEKCKNLKIMIQKLIDDGDLRKYIQKAATEDRAK; translated from the coding sequence atggcagagatcaaacAACTGAAAGCCAGGAAAGGAGGGGGAAGACTAGAAGAGGTAATGAGAGAAGAAAAAACCACACCACTGACCCCACACTTGGCCAAAGCACTTATCCCTCAGAAGTTCCCTGTTCCAGCATTCGAATGTTATGATGGGTCCAGCGATCCCGCAGCACACCTTCGTTATTACAATcatatcttagcccgatgggaaCAAGACGATGCAGTCCTCTGCAGGTATTTTCCTTCAAGTCTAAAGGGATCAGCACTCTCTTGGTTCGACAACCTACCGCCCAACTCCATCAACTCCTATGGCCAGCTCGCTGAGAAGTTCTTagaaacttacatgtacaacaaggatgTCAACgcaggaatggataagctcttctcACTAGCAACCACTTATAAAGAGACGATCAGGGAGTATACCGACAGATGGCACAGGATTTGTCAAGCCATAGGAAATGTAGATCCAGTGGTCAGCATCAACTTTTACGAATGGGGACTGGATAGAATGAGCCCATTATTTGTGGAGATTCATGGAAGTgttcctaagacagaaggagacctTCGAGTAATCATTGAAAAGCACGTCAGGCTAGAAGAGATCCAGCGGGGAAACCCTAGGGCCCAAGCTCAAAGATCTCATCGGACTAATTCCGTAGAACAAGCCAGCGGATCAAAGAAGGGTAGTTTAGCTGAACGTCCTAATGATGATAAAAGAGGACGAAGGGACGACCGTCGACGTGACGATcgtaaattcgaagatcaagtcttCACGAAGCTGAACACAAACTACACTCGCATTCTAAGGGAAATCAAGGACCGGGAAAACCTGGAATGGCCATGGTCCAAAGGAAAACATCCCCCTAGGACTGAGAAGTCAAGGGATTACTGTGAATACCATTGCTTCAACGGGCACCAAACAGAGAAATGCAAGAACCTCAAGATAATGATCCAGAAGTTGATTGACGATGGTGACCTCAGGAAATACATACAGAAGGCAGCAACTGAAGATAGGGCAAAGTGA